The Gillisia sp. Hel_I_86 genome has a segment encoding these proteins:
- a CDS encoding CPXCG motif-containing cysteine-rich protein yields the protein MLEHEFTCPYCWESITMLLDSSVAHQTYIEDCEICCNPIGINAIFEDHMLQAFDAKNIEQ from the coding sequence ATGTTGGAGCATGAATTTACCTGCCCTTACTGTTGGGAAAGCATCACGATGCTTTTGGATAGCTCTGTGGCTCATCAAACTTATATTGAAGACTGTGAAATTTGTTGCAACCCAATAGGGATAAATGCCATTTTTGAAGATCATATGCTGCAAGCCTTCGATGCTAAAAATATCGAGCAATGA
- a CDS encoding TolC family protein — protein MKHITKTLFIFIIFFCGIGFAQNKVLTKDEAIIKTLENNYGIKRSRNLIDIADNNQSLLNSGYLPSLSANAGTNYNIENIQAQLRGGESQNLTGAETKRYNASLNLNYTLFDGLGRLYNYKQLKEQYKLTELEARETIENTILQLLSVYFEVARLTENVSVLNETLEISKQRITRAQYQFDYGQTSRLGILNAEVDVNNDSIALLNTQQQLENTKRDLLVILNEPEKELQSVAIDTTINFLSEIELEEFIKTSNLNNVSLLQAESNLLISDYDIKVSKSGYLPTLGLTGSYGWNNSNLPSTSFVQTNTSTGYSAGLNLNWNLFDGGSTITNIKNAQIRLENQQYLKEQLILEVQRDIANSWGNYQNKKYIYKVQEKNVLTNEDNFNRSQEQFKLGQISSIEFRQAQINLLNAQTNKNLAKYDAKFAELQVLQLTGQLLNLEF, from the coding sequence ATGAAGCACATCACTAAAACGCTATTCATTTTTATAATTTTTTTCTGCGGAATTGGTTTTGCACAAAATAAAGTGTTAACCAAGGATGAAGCGATCATAAAAACCTTGGAAAACAACTATGGTATTAAGCGATCTCGAAATTTAATTGATATAGCCGATAATAATCAAAGCCTTTTGAATTCCGGTTATCTACCAAGTTTATCGGCAAACGCAGGAACAAATTATAATATTGAGAATATTCAAGCACAACTTCGGGGTGGGGAATCTCAAAATTTAACAGGAGCCGAGACCAAGCGATACAACGCCTCCCTTAACTTAAATTATACGCTATTTGACGGCCTAGGTAGGTTATACAACTACAAGCAGTTAAAAGAGCAATATAAGTTAACCGAACTAGAGGCGAGGGAAACCATAGAGAATACGATTCTGCAATTATTAAGTGTTTATTTTGAAGTGGCTCGATTAACAGAGAATGTGAGCGTGTTAAATGAAACTTTGGAAATATCCAAACAGCGAATTACAAGGGCCCAATATCAATTTGATTATGGGCAAACCTCAAGACTGGGAATTTTGAATGCTGAAGTAGATGTGAATAATGATAGCATCGCATTGTTAAATACACAACAGCAGCTGGAAAACACAAAAAGGGATCTGCTTGTGATATTGAATGAACCAGAAAAGGAGCTTCAATCTGTTGCGATAGACACGACAATTAATTTTTTGTCTGAAATTGAATTGGAAGAATTTATAAAAACTTCAAATTTAAATAACGTTAGCCTTTTACAGGCAGAAAGCAATTTGTTGATTTCAGACTATGATATCAAGGTTTCTAAATCTGGATATCTCCCCACCTTAGGACTTACGGGCTCGTATGGCTGGAACAATAGCAATCTTCCATCTACATCTTTTGTGCAAACAAATACTTCTACTGGATATTCTGCGGGACTAAACTTAAACTGGAACTTATTTGATGGGGGAAGTACAATTACCAATATTAAAAATGCTCAAATTAGACTAGAGAATCAACAATATCTAAAAGAGCAGTTGATCTTGGAAGTACAGCGGGATATAGCAAATTCTTGGGGAAACTATCAAAACAAGAAATATATCTATAAAGTCCAGGAGAAGAATGTCCTAACCAATGAAGATAATTTTAATAGGTCTCAAGAGCAATTTAAGCTGGGCCAGATATCTTCCATAGAATTCCGACAGGCACAAATTAATTTATTGAATGCGCAAACCAACAAGAATTTGGCAAAATACGATGCTAAGTTTGCCGAATTACAGGTATTGCAATTAACCGGGCAACTTCTTAATTTAGAGTTTTAG
- a CDS encoding IS4 family transposase, producing MRRGFTGLGDKRLVYRGNKILSDLFSKSVHSIRQLSRNESDAKAVYRFLQNDRVSEGDIVENLVHNCQMACAGKFVVCIQDTTEVNLSSHGNRINKDGFVGTTNAKNSQGLGFFIHPSLVLDAVSGTPYGYSDIKIWNRPLEFASKHERQYGKLPIEEKESYKWIEVSKNTQASLRGVVAGMVIVQDREGDIYEQFATIPDAQTDLLIRARTDRTLADGSKLFSCLADQPYQGSYEVQVDACAKTRRKKRIAKIEIRYKEVELKRTRAASKAVAPSIKLYLVEAKEANRTGPDRVCWRLLTSLPIETLEMAEMCVEWYKWRWTIEEVFKILKKEGYNIEASELEYGSSVRKLSLLIMEVIIKLFLMRLAYAVPEGEMSADSCFTEEEQTFLEHQIIRLEGRTEKQKNPYKEKGLKRYVWAIARLGGWKGYESKRHPGITTLWIGLKYFKAAMEGWTIHKDVSTR from the coding sequence ATGAGAAGGGGGTTCACAGGCTTAGGGGATAAACGGTTGGTTTATCGGGGCAACAAGATTTTATCGGACCTGTTCAGCAAGAGCGTCCATTCGATCCGTCAGCTCAGCAGGAACGAATCAGACGCAAAGGCCGTTTACCGTTTTTTGCAGAACGATAGGGTCAGTGAAGGAGATATAGTAGAGAACTTGGTACATAATTGCCAGATGGCTTGTGCGGGCAAATTTGTTGTCTGTATCCAAGATACCACGGAGGTCAACCTAAGCAGCCATGGTAATAGGATCAATAAAGATGGCTTTGTGGGCACGACCAATGCGAAGAATTCCCAGGGACTGGGGTTCTTCATCCACCCAAGTTTGGTCTTGGATGCCGTGAGCGGCACCCCCTACGGCTATTCTGATATAAAGATCTGGAACAGGCCCTTGGAGTTCGCATCAAAGCATGAAAGACAGTACGGCAAGCTGCCCATAGAAGAAAAAGAGTCCTATAAGTGGATAGAAGTTTCCAAAAACACACAGGCCTCGCTAAGGGGCGTGGTAGCGGGAATGGTGATCGTACAAGATAGGGAAGGCGATATCTACGAACAGTTTGCAACCATACCAGATGCACAAACAGATCTATTGATAAGGGCCCGTACGGATAGGACCTTGGCGGATGGGTCAAAATTGTTTAGCTGCCTGGCGGACCAACCCTATCAAGGATCCTATGAGGTACAGGTGGATGCCTGTGCAAAGACCAGAAGAAAAAAAAGGATTGCAAAAATTGAAATCAGATATAAAGAGGTGGAACTTAAAAGGACCAGGGCGGCAAGCAAAGCAGTGGCACCCAGCATAAAACTATACCTGGTAGAGGCCAAAGAGGCGAACCGTACCGGGCCGGACAGGGTGTGCTGGAGGTTGTTGACAAGCCTGCCCATAGAGACTCTGGAAATGGCAGAAATGTGCGTGGAATGGTATAAGTGGAGGTGGACCATAGAAGAGGTGTTCAAGATATTAAAAAAAGAGGGCTACAATATCGAGGCGTCAGAGCTGGAGTATGGGTCATCGGTAAGAAAACTGAGCTTGTTGATAATGGAGGTCATCATCAAACTGTTCTTGATGCGGCTGGCGTATGCGGTACCAGAAGGAGAGATGAGCGCCGATAGCTGTTTCACGGAAGAAGAACAAACGTTTTTAGAGCACCAGATAATAAGACTGGAAGGTAGGACAGAGAAACAAAAAAACCCGTATAAGGAAAAAGGGCTAAAGAGATATGTTTGGGCGATAGCAAGACTTGGCGGATGGAAAGGCTATGAAAGCAAAAGGCATCCGGGCATAACGACCCTATGGATAGGATTGAAATATTTTAAGGCTGCCATGGAAGGGTGGACCATTCATAAAGATGTGTCCACACGATAG
- a CDS encoding STAS/SEC14 domain-containing protein, with amino-acid sequence MISTFEFANHVVGLIIDKDIEEGNLEAVHETILEKIAEFGEINIFCEIAHGKHIAFKCLMDELKFKFENSKNIDKLAIVTDLSWLRAVMNINDLIVHTNIHPYEIKDRMDAIQWVSQ; translated from the coding sequence ATGATTTCTACTTTCGAATTTGCCAATCACGTAGTTGGGCTTATAATAGATAAAGATATTGAGGAAGGGAATTTGGAAGCTGTACACGAAACTATTCTGGAGAAAATTGCAGAATTTGGGGAAATCAATATTTTCTGCGAAATCGCACATGGAAAACATATTGCCTTCAAGTGTTTAATGGACGAACTAAAGTTCAAGTTTGAAAATTCCAAAAACATAGATAAATTGGCAATTGTTACAGACCTTTCTTGGCTAAGGGCGGTTATGAACATCAATGATCTTATTGTCCATACCAACATTCATCCTTATGAAATCAAGGATCGCATGGATGCCATCCAGTGGGTTTCTCAATAG
- the hypE gene encoding hydrogenase expression/formation protein HypE: MSDKKIRMQLQCPMPKLDFDVINLGHGSGGVLTNKLLDSGVFDLLSNPILDERHDGAIFELEGKMAFSTDSFLVSPIFFPGGNIGELAVNGTVNDLAMCGAIPKYLSLSFIIEEGLKVTEFWKILVAIKGACEEAGVQVVTGDTKVVEKGKGDKIFINTSGIGSIHSKAKISSKNIKVGDKIIVSGNIASHGMAIMSVREGLEFDSEILSDTIHLNHTIKSLLDTFGEHIHLLTDPTRGGIATVLKETAQSINLGFDITQRDLPIDNQVSSACELLGLDPIYVANEGLFIAFVDESIAVDFLEMLQKDENGKHAKIIGSATEEHPRQVIMESAIGGKRVVSMLPGEQLPRIC, translated from the coding sequence ATGTCAGATAAAAAAATACGAATGCAACTGCAATGTCCTATGCCTAAATTGGACTTTGATGTTATAAACTTGGGTCACGGTAGTGGAGGGGTACTTACGAACAAATTATTAGATAGTGGTGTTTTTGATTTACTAAGTAATCCTATTCTTGATGAACGGCACGATGGTGCTATCTTCGAATTAGAGGGAAAAATGGCATTTTCAACCGATAGTTTTTTAGTGTCGCCTATTTTCTTTCCTGGTGGAAATATTGGAGAATTAGCTGTAAATGGAACTGTTAATGACCTCGCGATGTGCGGGGCTATCCCTAAGTATTTATCTCTTAGTTTTATCATAGAAGAAGGATTAAAAGTTACGGAGTTTTGGAAAATATTGGTCGCTATAAAAGGTGCTTGTGAAGAAGCAGGAGTTCAAGTAGTAACGGGTGATACTAAAGTGGTTGAAAAGGGAAAAGGAGATAAAATATTCATTAATACTTCGGGTATTGGAAGCATTCATTCGAAGGCTAAAATCTCATCAAAAAACATAAAAGTAGGAGATAAAATTATTGTGAGTGGTAATATTGCATCTCATGGTATGGCGATTATGTCGGTTAGAGAAGGGCTTGAATTTGACTCTGAAATTTTAAGTGATACGATACATCTTAACCATACTATTAAATCATTACTCGATACTTTTGGCGAACACATTCATTTACTTACTGATCCAACCCGAGGTGGAATAGCAACTGTACTGAAAGAAACTGCCCAATCTATTAATTTAGGATTCGATATTACTCAAAGAGATTTGCCAATTGATAATCAAGTATCTAGTGCATGCGAATTGTTAGGTTTAGACCCTATTTATGTAGCAAATGAAGGACTTTTCATTGCTTTTGTAGATGAGTCGATTGCTGTTGATTTTTTAGAAATGCTTCAAAAAGATGAAAATGGGAAGCACGCTAAAATAATTGGTTCCGCTACTGAAGAACATCCGAGACAGGTTATCATGGAAAGTGCGATTGGAGGTAAACGTGTGGTAAGCATGTTACCAGGAGAACAATTACCTAGAATCTGCTAA
- a CDS encoding STAS/SEC14 domain-containing protein yields the protein MIPTFEFSKNVVGFLIDSDVNSKLIEEIHAAINDRLQENETINLFIEIKPGNNISFSALIKDLKFKTQHASRFKKIAVVTDIHWFQNAMEIKDLIMNAEVKGFEHIYRLKAMNWIAE from the coding sequence ATGATTCCCACCTTTGAATTTTCTAAAAATGTTGTTGGGTTTTTGATAGATTCCGATGTGAATTCAAAATTAATTGAAGAAATCCATGCAGCAATCAATGATCGATTGCAGGAGAATGAAACCATCAATTTATTTATCGAAATTAAGCCAGGAAACAATATTTCCTTTTCGGCACTTATAAAAGATCTTAAATTTAAGACGCAACATGCAAGTCGGTTTAAAAAGATCGCTGTGGTAACAGACATACATTGGTTTCAGAATGCAATGGAAATCAAAGACTTGATAATGAATGCGGAAGTAAAAGGCTTTGAGCATATATACAGGTTAAAAGCGATGAATTGGATTGCCGAATAA
- a CDS encoding sulfite exporter TauE/SafE family protein translates to MTLTIPLLAGTLASMLHVISGPDHLAAVTPLVIETKRKAWKIGLFWGLGHLVGMLLIGVLFLLFKEYIPVESISKYSEQLVAIVLIGVGFWAFYRIFNEQKKHQHPHVHNEGENYVHIHAHEHSHNEGHKHVHDKIVKQNVLSSFGIGFLHGLAGVAHFLLLLPVLGFENNLEGLQYIIGFAIGTVLAMSVYALILGKLTSHSKHQHNDNFFKGIRFAGGLFAIVIGFYWLYLTF, encoded by the coding sequence ATGACATTAACCATTCCTCTACTTGCCGGAACACTTGCGTCAATGCTTCATGTTATTTCTGGACCCGATCACCTGGCAGCAGTTACCCCTTTAGTCATTGAAACTAAACGAAAAGCATGGAAAATAGGTTTGTTTTGGGGTTTAGGACACTTAGTAGGAATGCTTTTAATTGGTGTTTTGTTCTTATTATTCAAGGAATATATTCCAGTCGAGAGTATTTCAAAATATAGTGAGCAGTTAGTAGCTATTGTCTTGATTGGAGTTGGGTTTTGGGCATTCTATCGTATTTTTAATGAGCAAAAAAAACATCAACATCCTCATGTTCATAATGAAGGCGAAAACTATGTTCATATACATGCGCATGAGCATAGTCATAATGAGGGTCATAAACATGTGCACGATAAAATTGTAAAACAAAATGTTCTTTCCTCTTTTGGAATTGGCTTTTTACATGGATTAGCGGGCGTTGCGCATTTCCTGTTGTTGTTACCCGTATTAGGTTTTGAAAATAATTTAGAAGGATTACAATACATTATCGGCTTTGCAATAGGTACTGTTTTAGCAATGTCTGTATATGCATTGATTTTAGGGAAGTTAACATCGCATTCAAAGCATCAACACAATGATAATTTTTTTAAAGGAATTCGTTTTGCTGGAGGGCTATTTGCAATAGTTATTGGCTTCTATTGGTTGTATCTAACCTTTTAG